The genomic window TCTCCACTAAGCATTTTATCTCTGGATTTATAATATACATCAAAGAAACCACCAGATTTACTATCTTTCTCTAATTTTTGTTCTTTTTCATAAATAACCCGATCTATGGAGTAGTTAGCAAGTGTTTTTCTCTTATGTTTTTCCTGTTCTAAATCTATAGTAATAGCTGGTCTTGTCCTATCTGTTAATGTTGTCGCGCTATTAACTATAGAAACCCTACCAGCTTGTGATACCGCTCTCCTACCATCATCCGCTATATCATCAGAAGCGTAAACTGAAGATGGAATGGCTAAAAAAATAACAATTTTATAGTTAACCAACCTTATTTTTCTCCAGAAAAACAAAGTTGTCTCGCTCGCTACGCGGCGCAAAACCGACTCTCTCGGAGTTGGTTTTGATAGTAACTTATGGTAATTCTTACCACAAATTACTATAAGAAATAATCTAATTATCTTATTCATTATGTTATGCTTATATAAAATTGTTATATATAGCGGGAAAGTATAATAAAATAAGACGAATATCACAATAAATAATATACATGCTTAGCAACGAAACAAAAGATAGAATATCGCCCTTAATCAAGGAAATACCGCTTATTATTAGCGAATCATCGCTGCGTAATGATATTGATGATTTGCTCGCCATGACTCCTTACCTAAGCAATGGCTGTAGCTTCGCGGTAGTGGATGATATAAATACCACTGATATATTTGGAAATAGGGTATTTTCCGCTTTAAGAAAACACTCAAAAAATCGTCATATAAGCTTTGAGGCAAGCCCTACTGCCAGCATGGATAATGTAAATTATATAAGACAAAAAAGCATGTATTGTGACGCTATTATCGCTGTTGGTAGTGGTACAATAAATGATTTATGTAAATACGCCGCCTATCTTGATAAAAAACCATATGTTGTTTTCCCAACCGCCGCTAGCATGAATGGCTATTTATCGGCAAGTGCCTCTATTGAAGTTGATGGACATAAAAGCAGCCAGCAAGCGAACCTACCAAAAGCAGTATTTTGTGACTTGCAAATAATAGCGCAAGCGCCCGTAAGGCTAACGAGAAGTGGGCTTGGTGACTGTTTAGCGCGCCCTACGGCTCAATGTGACTGGTTACTTTCGCGTTTATTGCTCGCGACTAACTATATAGAAGATGTTTTTTTGATACAGCACGATATTGAGGAGGAAGTCTTTGAGAACGCTTCTGCTATAGCGAAAACTGATTTTGACATAACAAAAAAGCTGCTTGAACTGTTGCTAATATCAGGACTCGGTATGACAGCGGCAAAAGGCAGTTATCCGGCTAGTCAGGGCGAGCATATGATAGCACATTGTTATAATATGCTACAAAATAATCGTAATGAACATAACAGAAATGTGATTCCCCTGCATGGAGAGGAAATTGGAATAACCAGCCTGTATATGGCGGAATTGCAAGAAAACCTGCTAAAGAAAGAGCTTAAACTCAAAGATACTATCTTTAATATTGATGAGATTAAGAATTTTTACGGATCTGAGCTAACAATTGAGTTTTCGCTACTGTTTGAGAAAAAACAGAAATTATTGATGGAAAAACGAGAAAAAATTAAAGAAGCAAACTGGGATGATGTAAAAAGTGAAATAGAGAAGATAATGATGGGCGCACCACAAATAGAAAGCATATTAAAAAAAGCTGGATGCCACACTAAGCTAGAAAATATAGGCTGGAATAGAGAAGATTTTAACAAAGCTTTATCTACCGCTCGCTTTAGCCGTGACAGATTTACTTTTCTTGATTTGGAGTAAGAAATTTAGAAATTTGAGATAAAAATAACCTTTCGTAGAGCTTTCTATAGTAATCTCAGTTGACTTTTCTTTAATAAAACTTTACTATTGCTGTAATTTTACTAAATTTAGCTTCGGAGGAAAAAATGGCTAAAACGTTGGAGAGTGAAACACCACTTTATGATGCACTTACTGATAAGGAACGACGTGCGATAGATCATCATATTAAGGAAGATCATCGTATTAGGGAAGGTTATAATGGTATGAATTCAATAAGACCTGCTGACATCACAAGACCAGAAATCTTGAATAGCGCCAGGCAAAGTATTGCGCGCGAATTCAATAATCCCGATAGTAATAGCAGAGAAAATATCATGGGTAGATACGAACGTTATATCCAGGAATTATCCAGAAAAGATGGTCCATCTGGGTCTGTTGGAACAAGTATACCACAGACAGGGCTACGGCATAATGACGGTGGTAAACAACGCTAAAACCATTCAACATCATGTATTATGTAGGTTATGGGCGTTATATTGGCATAATTAAAGAAATTAGTGGCTGATTTTTTTGTATTTTTGTATATAGACACAATTTCAATCACTGCTTATTCTGATAAGGGCGGCGCAAACATAGCAAGAAAGTGGCAATAAAAATAATAATATACCAGATAGGAATAACAGACCGTGCTCTCCACTATTTGTTGAGGAGAAAATAAGTATTGGAATATAAAGCGGCATTATTACAAGCGCCTGAAGCAGCCCTCCTCTTTTACTACCAATAGTAAGAGCCGCGCCAATCGCGCCAAGAGCCACCATAACAAAAGAAGCGACCGTAAGCACCGATAATGACACTAAAATTTGCTGAACAGAAAGACTAGCTGATATAGCTATAAGTGGCGAGACAATTAATATAGGCAGTATATTTGAACACCAACTCCCACATATTTTCGCGAGTACCATTATTTCTAGTAATACAGGCTGTAATATTATTTGTTCAAGACTACCATCCTCATAATCTCGTTCAAACATCAGTGGTAGTGTGGTTATTATGGCAAGAAGCATACTTATAGACATTACTGAAGTGGTATAGGATGAAACCATCTGTGGCCCCATAGCGAAGATGAATAAGGCTATGGTTATTATATAAAAAGCACATGCTCCCATCGCTCCGCCACCTTTGCGGAATGACAACATGACTGACTGGCGAAATATTGAGAGGAAATATCTCATGTGAATTTACTTTCCGTCTCTATTTCTCTAAATTCGTAGTGCCTGAAATCATCTAACCATAAAGTATGGGCTGCTATTGATGAATTCATTATATGAGAAGCGACAACCACTATACCGCCCTGTTTTACCCGTGACTCAATAAGACTAGCGGTGAGTATTACCGCCTCCTCATCAAGAAAATTTGTCGGTTCATCAAGCAACCATAATTTACATGGTGATATAATCAGGCGAGCAAGGGCAATCCTACGTTGCCAACCGGCGGAAAGTTGAGATGCTGGAACATCAGAAAAACGCTCAAGACCATAGAATGCCATAGCGGCTGGAATCAATAATTCCGTATCATATAATTTTGCCCAAAATAGTAAATTCTCATAGACGGTAGCATCCGCCTTCACACCACTTTTATGACCTATAAAAAGCAATTCTCTTCTAAAATCATAATTATCTTTTATTGATACATCATCCCATAATATATCACCACTATCAGCCTCAAGAAGACCTGATAATATTTTAAGTAGGCTAGTCTTGCCAGCGCCATTAGCTCCTTTCAGCAGCAGCAAAGCACCTTCTTGCAACGAAAATCCAAGATGGCTAAAAATTATATTTTCTCCACGAACGCAGCTAATATCCCTACATGATAACATAATATTACATATATACTTATTTCATTATCCTATAATCGTATAAGTTAATAGTTACACGACCTAAATTAATACTTTATTATTTCTAACAAATTGTTTAATCATACGTTACAAAAATATAAAATAGTTTATAAATCTGTCTCTAAGAATTATACATTAAGGAGAATATTGTGAAAAACAAGAGCAAGAACTCATTTAATACCAAATCCACTATAGATGCCGGTGGTAATGAATATGAATATTACAGCCTGCCGAAGTCTTATGAGTCTCTTGGTAGTGATCTTAAGCGTCTACCATATAGTCTTAAAGTTTTGCTTGAAAATTTGCTCCGCCATGAGGATGACATAAGTGTTAGCGCTGATGATATACGCTCATTTGCTGACTGGATTAAAAATAAAAGCTCAGATCGTGAGATAGCTTATCGTCCGGCGCGAGTTTTGATGCAAGATTTCACCGGTGTTCCAGCGGTTGTTGACTTAGCGGCGATGCGTGACGCTATGAAAAAGCTTGGTGGCGATCCTGAGAAAATCAACCCCTTATCGCCGGTTGATCTAGTTATAGATCACTCAGTTATGGTTGATAAGTACGGTACAGCAGCAGCCTTTGCCGATAATGTATCTTTAGAGATGGAGCGCAACCGTGAGCGCTATGAGTTTCTACGCTGGGGACAAAGTGCGTTTAATAATTTCCGTGTGGTTCCTCCCGGAACTGGTATCTGCCATCAAGTTAACCTTGAGTATTTAGCACAGACTGTATGGACACAAGATGGCGTCGCTTATCCCGACACACTTGTAGGAACCGATAGCCACACCACGATGATAAATGGTCTTGGTGTTCTTGGTTGGGGTGTTGGTGGTATTGAAGCGGAAGCGGCAATGCTTGGTCAACCCGTTTCTATGCTTATACCTGAGGTTATCGGATTTAAGCTTACCGGAAAAGCCAAAGAAGGAGTGACCGCTACTGACATCGTTCTTACCATAACCCAAATGTTGCGCAAAAAAGGCGTGGTTGGCAAATTTGTAGAGTTTTTTGGTGAGGGGCTTAATCATATGCCGCTTGCTGATCGGGCGACCATCGCTAATATGGCTCCAGAATATGGCGCTACTTGTGGAATATTCCCGATTGACGCTGAGACTATAAATTATCTTAAGCTTACTAGCAGAGATAGTGGTAGAGTCGAGTTGGTTGAAGCATACGCTAAGGCGCAAGGAATGTGGCGTGATAAGGATTACGTGGATCCTATATTTACTGATACTCTTGAACTTGATATGGGAACTGTTGAGCCATCACTTGCTGGTCCTAAACGACCACAAGATAAAGTTCTTCTATCTAAAGCGAAAGAATCTTTTGAATCTTCTCTTCCTGAGCTTAATAAGGAAAATAAAACAGCCAACTCCGAGCGCGGCACGGATAATCTGTCGCATGGTAGCGTGGTAATAGCGGCCATTACGAGTTGTACTAATACCTCCAACCCTTACGTGATGCTGGCGGCTGGTTTGGTGGCAAGAAATGCCGCCGCTAAAGGGCTTAGACCAAAATCATGGGTAAAAACCTCTTTGGCACCTGGTTCAAAAGTTGTTACTGAATATCTGGCACGGTCGGGTCTTGATAAATCACTTAATGAAATTGGCTTTAACCTTGTTGGTTATGGCTGCACCACTTGTATCGGAAACTCTGGTCCACTTAACGAGGAAATAGAGACAGCGATAAAAGATAAAGGCTTAGTGGTAGCTTCAGTACTTTCTGGAAACCGTAACTTTGAGGGACGAGTTCATCAATTGGTGAAAGCTAATTATCTGGCATCACCTCCATTAGTGGTAGCTTACGCTCTTGCTGGTAGTATGAATATTGATATAGCCAAAGATCCGATTGGTAATGATAGTGACGGTAACCCAGTTTATCTAAAAGACATATGGCCAAGCAATAAAGAAGTAGCCGATGTGGTTATGGGCTGCGTTACTTCTGAAATGTTCGCGAAAAAATACGCTGACGTATTTAGTGGTGAAAAGGAATGGCAAGACATTCCTGTCGGGAAAGGCAAGACCTATAGCTGGGATAATAAAAGCACCTATATACAAAACCCTCCCTACTTCACCTCATTTAACACTGGTGATGGAGTGGCGCTAAAGGATATAGAAAACGCGAAGATACTAGCTTTATTCGGTGACTCAATAACTACTGACCATATATCACCCGCCGGTAACATAGCCAAAAACTCCCCAGCGGCTTCTTACCTAGCGGCAAACGGTGTTCAACCTGCTGATTATAATTCTTATGGGGCAAGGCGTGGTAACCATGAGGTGATGATGCGTGGTACTTTCGCTAATATCCGTATTAAAAACGAGATGATGGATGGTGAGGAAGGTGGATATACCTTATATAATAATGAAAAAGTCAGTATTTACGATGCGGCGATGAAATATCAACAAGATGGCTCTGAGCTGGTTGTTATAGCTGGTAAGGAATACGGAACTGGCTCCTCACGTGATTGGGCGGCAAAAGGCACCAAATTACTAGGAGTTAAGGCGGTTATAGCCGAAAGTTTTGAGCGTATTCATCGTAGTAATCTAGTAGGAATGGGCGTACTTCCCCTTGTTTTTCAAGGAGATAGTAATAGAAACAACCTAAAACTTACTGGTGATGAGACTATCAGCATTAACGGTATAGAAAATGGTCTGAAGCCACGCATGCAACTGGATATGTTAATAGAATATAAAGATAAATCCAGTATAGTGGTTCCATTGCTATGTCGGATTGACACATTGGATGAGCTGGAATATTATAAAAACGGTGGTATCTTACAATATGTTATGAAGAATCTGCTAAATACGGGATAATAACTAATAAAATATACATGACTGATACAGATGATAAAAAACCTGATCCAACTAGAACGATAGTTTTGGTTTACGGTATGCTGGAAAATGGGCATCCATTTTGGGTGTATGTCGCTGTGAAGTCAAAGCTTTACCCAGCTTTTCTTAAGGCACAGCGAGATGGTACGCTAAACTTATATAGGTTTGAGGATTACGGCGAGATTATTGTCTCTGGTGCAGGAAACTCACCACCTGATGAGGTGACTATAAAAGTAGCTGAAATGTATCAGACGGACGCTAATAAATTAAAAGAGCGTATTGAAAGTGATGATTGATGGTTAAAGTGATGGAATTTAACCGTGCTAGTCTTGCTAAATCTATAACACTTATAGAATCCACTAAAAAAGAACATCAGGAACAAGCACAAGGCTTGCTCAGTGAAATACTACCAAAAACTGGAAACTCCCTACGGATAGGAATAACAGGTGTTCCCGGTGTTGGTAAATCGACCTTTATAGAAACTTTCGGTCTACATATTATTGAGCAAGGTCATAAAGTAGCGGTACTTGCTATTGACCCTTCCAGTATCAAGACTGGTGGTTCCATACTTGGCGATAAAACCCGTATGGCGAAACTAGCCCAACATGAATCTGCCTTTATCCGCCCATCGCCAACCTCTGGTTCTCTGGGAGGAGTCGCAAGGCGTACTCGTGAGGCAATGCTGCTTTGTGAGGCGGCTGGTTATGATGTTATTATTATTGAGACTGTTGGTGTTGGACAATCAGAGACTGAAGTAGCCGATATGGTAGATATGTTTATGTTACTACTTCTACCAGGTAGTGGTGATGAATTACAAGGCATCAAAAAAGGCATAGTGGAGCTTGCTGACTTGATAGTTGTAAATAAGGCCGATGGAGACCTGCAAGGACAAGCAAAAAGAGTGCGTGCGGACTATTCAGCGGCTCTTAAAATGTTACATCCAGCAAATAATAGCTGGCAACCGAAAGCTGTTACCTGCTCCGCTCTTGAAAATAAGAATATCAGTGATATATGGCAAACCGCTTGTGATTTCAGAAAAATAATGACTGATTCAAAGGAACTAGCAAACCGACGTTCTGGGCAAGCGGTATCATGGATGTGGAAAGAAATAAAAGAAAATCTAGTTAGTGGCTTTATAAATAATACAACAGTAAAGAATAGCATTAAATCTACTGAGAATGAAGTATCAGATGGCAACAAACCAGCTACTCAAGCCGCTATGGAATTACTTAAGTTATACAAAAACAGTTAGAAATAACGTGGTAGCGTTTATAGTATAGTCGAGTTAGAAATTTATCGCTTTTCCTCTGGAGGACTCTAAATTATTAATAGCTGCTATATTAGCGGAAACTTTTGTATATTTCTTAAGTACACTGTCCAGCGATTTATCTAAGTCTTTATCTTTACTACCAGCCGGCTGACTATGTTTAATAGAAAGAACTACATTTCCCCTTTCATTAATTTTCATACGAACATTATCAGCAACATTTATTGAGTTATCAGGATAGTGTCCCTTCTCATCAAGATCTGGTTGCCTTATCTCTCGCAAGCTATTCCCAACCTCACCTGAGTTTTTTATAACCTCAGCTTTCCGCAACTCATCTAGCAAGATATGAGACTCTATAATGGATTTTTTCTGATGATCCTGTAAATCCATACCTTTATTAATATGTGAATCAAGAGGTCTATTATAAGTAATGGTAATATTAGTGGTTTTATTATTATCATCCACTTGTTGACGAACCACCACATGACCGCCGACCTTGCCACCTTCCTTACTAGAAGCAACAGAAGAGATTATACTTTCCAATTTCTCTTTTATATCTTGTTCTGTTTTTTTCATAAATCACTCCCTAGTAAAATATATTACCAATAGCAATTCACAACGTAAAAACCTATAAATAAATATTACTACCTTGCCTTAGCTGCCGCCGCGAGGTCAACCTCTTTATATTCCCAATCTTTCGCGCCTTTTTTAGAGGATATATCATATATATATGGTTTAGCGTTATCCATGTTGTACTCTATTATCTGATCTTTACTCATATTTTTTATTATCATGGTGAGCGCGCGTAGGCTGTTACCGTGCGCTGAGATCATTATATTCTCGCCATTTTGTAATCTAGGTAATATTTCCTCCTCCCAGAATGGTTTTACCCGCTTTACAACATCTGACAGTGACTCTGTTTTAGCGTCATTATCTGGTACAATAATAAATTTAGGTTCGCCTTCACCTTTTTGAGAATTTTTATTTGGATGATATGGATTTGAGTCCTGCATAGCTGGCGGCGGATTATCGTATGAACGACGTAATGTTTTAATTTTTCCAGCGGCTATTTCCTTAGCTTCTTCCTCAGACTTACCATCTTTTATGGCTTGCTGTACATAATCACTCTCTAATTGTTTTTTATTATATCCGGTAACATCGCCATAGTGACGCTCAATCATCCTATCATCTATCTTAATTTCTTTACTAGGCGTTCCCATAGCATTAAGCATTTCTCTTGCGGTACTACTCGCGCGAGAGAGATTGGTAGAATATACCACATCAGGTTGGAATCCAGAATCTCTTAGCTGCTTACCAGCTTCCTTAGCTTGTTCAATTCCTTTTTCAGTAAGAGAAACATCTACCCAGCCGGTAAATTGGTTTTTTTGATTCCACTCACTTTCTCCATGTCTTACTAAAACTAGGCGACCGGTCTTTGCGGTACTATCAGCATGTCCCATTTTATTTCCTTTTTTTCTGTTTGTAATTTTTATAGAGATTAATTTAGCTTAACTAAAAAAGCAATAGTTAACTAAAGTCATTTAGGTAATTATTACCGTTGGTAGCTATATATCTACTAAATAACTAAATATCCAGATTTTCAACACTTAGGGCATTGGTGATAATAAAATCACGGCGTGGCTCCACCACATCACCCATTAATGTGGAGAATAGAGCTTCCGTCTCAGCGTCATCCTCAATTTTCACCTGTAACAAGCGACGGGTTTCTGGGTTTAATGTAGTCTCCCATAGCTGATCCGGATTCATCTCACCAAGACCTTTGAAACGCTGGATGGTAGAGCCCTTACGTGCCCAATCCATCAATGTGTTATATAGTTCTGACGGAGTGTTAATCTCCGCGCTACTTTGCTTACGGGTGATGGTTAACGAGCTCATAAAATACTCCGCGAAATATCCGGAATGGCTCGCTATTTCGTTAGCGTCTTTACTACGCAGATTTTTATCCTCAAATAGATAAATTTCTTCTACCGCTCTTACCATACGCCGGATTTTGAACACATCATTTTCAAATGAGCATTCCCAGCCAGCCTGCTCGCCTTCCAGCCTTGCCAGCGACTCTGCCCATGCTTTTGCTTTTTCCACACTTCCCGCATTACCGTCAAATATACCGGCTAGCGCCGCGGCTTCCAGCAGATTAATCGGGATACGTTTCGCTAGTGAGCTAAGAGCGCTATTTACTTTATATGCTTTAGTAAGAATATCCGCAAGCTCGTCACCATCAATAATTCTGCCACTGCTTAATACGATAGAAGATCCATCAAGAGCGGAAGTTTGTAAATGCTGTTCCAAAGCCTTATCATCCTTTAAGTAAACATCGCTATTGCCTCTACGCATTTTATAAAGCGGCGGCTGCGCTATGTACAAATAGCCTTTTTCAATAAGCTCGCGCATCTGCCGGAAAAAGAAAGTAAGCAGCAGAGTGCGGATATGAGAACCGTCAACGTCCGCGTCAGTCATAATAATTATCTTATGATAACGAGCTTTTTCTATATTGAATTCCTCACGTCCGATGCTTGTACCAATAGCGGTAATCAGCGTTCCGACTTCCTGACTAGATAACATCCGGTCAAAACGCGCGCGCTCTACATTTAGTATCTTACCTTTAAGCGGCAATATCGCCTGATAATTACGGCTGCGTCCCTGCTTAGCTGAACCACCCGCCGAGTCACCCTCTACTATGAATAATTCTGATTTCGCTGGGTCTCGCTCTTGACAATCCGCTAGTTTTCCTGGAAGCGAGGAAATATCTAGCGCACCCTTACGACGAGTAAGCTCACGAGCTTTACGGGCCGCCTCACGGGCGGATGCCGCTTCTATAATTTTCCCAACTAATGTTTTAGCGTCTTGCGGATGCTCTTCCATCCACTGCGAAAGTTTATCGTACACATAGCTCTCAACCACCGGACGTACTTCTGAGCTAACCAGCTTATCCTTAGTTTGCGAGGAGAATTTAGGGTCAGGAACCTTAACCGAGACAATAGCGGTAAGCCCTTCTCTCGCGTCATCACCGGTTATACCGACCTTAGCTTTTTTAGACATACCGCTTTCATCAAAATATTTATTGATTGAGCGAGTAAGAGCGGCGCGGAATCCGATGATATGAGTTCCACCATCACGCTGACGGATATTATTGGTGAAAGCTAGGACATTTTCATGGTAGCTGTCATTCCACTGCATGGCGACCTCAACCCCCATGCCATCACGCTCACCTTTTATGACGATAGTATCATGCAGAGCGTGTTTGCTTTTATCCAGATATTTAGCGTAGGCTTCTGTTCCACCTTCATAATAAAACTCTATCTCTGTTGCTGGATCTGTACGCTCATCCTTAAGCAAAATACGCACACCTGAATTAAGGAAAGCCAGCTCACGCAGACGATGCTCAACAGTAGCGAAGTTAAAATCTATCATAGAAAAAGTTTCTTTAGATGGCAGAAAGGTAACGCTTGTACCTTTTTTGCCCTCAGTGTCACCAACTATTTTAAGATGTTGCGTGGTTTCACCGTGCGAGAATTTTGCTTCATACTGCTTGTTATTGCGCCATATTGTTAAATTTAGATATACTGAAAGAGCATTTACCACCGACACACCAACACCATGCAAACCACCAGATACCTTATATGAATTCTGGTCAAACTTACCACCGGCGTGGAGTTGGGTCATAATAACCTCAGCGGCTGATACTCCTTCTCCCTCATGTATATCAACTGGAATACCACGTCCGTTGTCAGACACCGTGCATGAACCATCGTTATTAAGGCTTACCGTAACTAAATCACAATGTCCGGCGAGCGCTTCGTCAATAGCGTTATCCACCACCTCATAGATCATGTGGTGCAAGCCGGAACCGTCATCAGTATCCCCGATATACATACCCGGACGCTTGCGAACCGCCTCCAGCCCCTTTAATACCTTAATTGAATCCGCACCGTAATTATTTTGCTGCATGTCATGCTCTACTTCTTCTATTTTTAACGCTTCAGCCATTTTTTATTCTCTGAAAATTATAATATTTTTTATTTTTAATAATTATATTGAAAATAATTTTAACACTCGCTACATAGTGCAAAACCACCACTTTCGGCGATAGTTTTGATAGTAGTTTCTAACCACATAATTATAAACTACTATAATTGTATAATTCACAGCAAGAAGTTGTAGCATAACCCTACAATATTGGAACTGTTTTTTTGCGTATTTTCGCATGTTAAGACAAATAATTTACTGAATAATTGGCTTTAACATTAAGATTTTTGCACTAATTGTCTGTCTGGCAATAAACACCTAACTATATCTATTATTATCTACAGTTATAATTCATTGATTCTGCAATTTTTGTTGGATTTCTAAGCTTTTTTGTCTCATTTCTAACATCTTTTGCTTCATAAACTCTTGTGGAGTGATTTTACCATTCATTCTATAATCTTCTATTGAGTCAAGATACTTATCTTGAATAAGATTATATGGATTATCCATATCGCAAGCAAAAGAATCCTCTACAAATCTGATAGCTATAGCGAAAGCTTCATTCATCCCAACAAGTTTTTCTTTATATTCCAGACTATTATTTTCAGACCATCTTACAAAAGCATCAGGAAATTTTTCCTTATCCACCATATTCATGCCACAAACAATTTCTCTGTTACAGGTGCATAAATTTTTGTTTTTTGATGGACTATGCACTTCTATCATATACGCGACAAAAATTTTGCTTTTACAGCTTTTAATGTTTCTTTGGTCAGTGCTCATACAAGCTTTTTTTTAGATCCTCACCAGTTTTAATAGATATGGCTCTTTCTCTAGCGATCGCTAAATTAACCGAAAATATTATTAGAAATAAAAAAACAAGCGATATTCTTACTATGGACATATTCACACCTTTCAAGAACAGTAATATTATATAATAACACTACCGTTATCCACCTTAAAAAACTGGGCTTTTCCATGTAAACTCATAAATAATGACTGATCAGTCCCTGTCATCCATGTTTGCGCGCCAATATCATATATTTCCTCAAATAATTCCTGTCTTTTCGCCGAGTCTAAATGACTTGCTATCTCATCAAGAAGTATTATTGGAACAACCCTATGCCATATCGCTCCCGAGCGGGCTTGCGCTAGTATTATGGAAAGCATCATCGCTTTTTGCTCACCAGTTGAGCAAGCGGAAGCTGGCATATTCTTCTTAACATGAGTTACCAAAAGCTCGCTGCGGTGTGTACCAACATTAGTCCTACCTGATTCACCATCTTTTCTTCTGCTAATGGCTAAAGTCTCAGCAAACATATTTTCCGCTTCCAGAGCTGTTTTACCATCTTTTAACAACTCCTCAACATATCCGATTATATCTATATAGGCTTTAGGAAAACTAAGGGTAGATGAACCTATGGCGTAATTTATATGCTCACATGTAGAGATTCTAGCTTGCGCTATGGCCACCCCGCTTGCCGCCATTTTTTTCTCCAGAGATGAAAGCCAATTATTATCAGCACCGGAAAATTGTAATAGTTTATTACGCTCACGCATGGCGTACTCATATTCATTTACACAAGTGGCATGCGCTGGATCAAAATTAAATACTAGACGGTCAAGAAATTTACGCCCCGATGACGCGCCTTCCAGAAAAAGCTGTTCCATTTGTGGAGTAAGCCAGATTATAGAAATATGCGATAAAAGTTCGCTATGCTTGCTGGTAAGCTGTCCATCAATCTTTACTATGCGTTTATCAGCATTTTCAGAATTATCAAAAGACCTACCAGTTCCTATCTTTACCTCACCTTGTTTACCATAAATATTCGCGGAAACTGTCCAACCAGTATTATAATCTCTTCCAACAACAGGAAGTATTGCTTCTTCTGGAAGAGTTATATTCAAGCTATCAATATCAGATAATTTCGCTTTTCTTAGTCCCCGACCGGCGATAAGTAAAGATATAGCTTCCAGTATATTGGTTTTTCCGGCTCCGTTCACACCAGTTAAAACTACTGGTTCTTCTGAAACCTCTATACGAGTGTTACGATAATTGCGAAAATTAGAAAGTGACAGAGAGGAAAGCGATATTTTTTTAGGGTTACAAGTTGACTTTGCAGTGTAAAAAACAAC from Rickettsiales bacterium includes these protein-coding regions:
- the meaB gene encoding methylmalonyl Co-A mutase-associated GTPase MeaB, coding for MVKVMEFNRASLAKSITLIESTKKEHQEQAQGLLSEILPKTGNSLRIGITGVPGVGKSTFIETFGLHIIEQGHKVAVLAIDPSSIKTGGSILGDKTRMAKLAQHESAFIRPSPTSGSLGGVARRTREAMLLCEAAGYDVIIIETVGVGQSETEVADMVDMFMLLLLPGSGDELQGIKKGIVELADLIVVNKADGDLQGQAKRVRADYSAALKMLHPANNSWQPKAVTCSALENKNISDIWQTACDFRKIMTDSKELANRRSGQAVSWMWKEIKENLVSGFINNTTVKNSIKSTENEVSDGNKPATQAAMELLKLYKNS
- a CDS encoding 2,3-diphosphoglycerate-dependent phosphoglycerate mutase, producing the protein MGHADSTAKTGRLVLVRHGESEWNQKNQFTGWVDVSLTEKGIEQAKEAGKQLRDSGFQPDVVYSTNLSRASSTAREMLNAMGTPSKEIKIDDRMIERHYGDVTGYNKKQLESDYVQQAIKDGKSEEEAKEIAAGKIKTLRRSYDNPPPAMQDSNPYHPNKNSQKGEGEPKFIIVPDNDAKTESLSDVVKRVKPFWEEEILPRLQNGENIMISAHGNSLRALTMIIKNMSKDQIIEYNMDNAKPYIYDISSKKGAKDWEYKEVDLAAAAKAR
- the gyrB gene encoding DNA topoisomerase (ATP-hydrolyzing) subunit B; protein product: MQQNNYGADSIKVLKGLEAVRKRPGMYIGDTDDGSGLHHMIYEVVDNAIDEALAGHCDLVTVSLNNDGSCTVSDNGRGIPVDIHEGEGVSAAEVIMTQLHAGGKFDQNSYKVSGGLHGVGVSVVNALSVYLNLTIWRNNKQYEAKFSHGETTQHLKIVGDTEGKKGTSVTFLPSKETFSMIDFNFATVEHRLRELAFLNSGVRILLKDERTDPATEIEFYYEGGTEAYAKYLDKSKHALHDTIVIKGERDGMGVEVAMQWNDSYHENVLAFTNNIRQRDGGTHIIGFRAALTRSINKYFDESGMSKKAKVGITGDDAREGLTAIVSVKVPDPKFSSQTKDKLVSSEVRPVVESYVYDKLSQWMEEHPQDAKTLVGKIIEAASAREAARKARELTRRKGALDISSLPGKLADCQERDPAKSELFIVEGDSAGGSAKQGRSRNYQAILPLKGKILNVERARFDRMLSSQEVGTLITAIGTSIGREEFNIEKARYHKIIIMTDADVDGSHIRTLLLTFFFRQMRELIEKGYLYIAQPPLYKMRRGNSDVYLKDDKALEQHLQTSALDGSSIVLSSGRIIDGDELADILTKAYKVNSALSSLAKRIPINLLEAAALAGIFDGNAGSVEKAKAWAESLARLEGEQAGWECSFENDVFKIRRMVRAVEEIYLFEDKNLRSKDANEIASHSGYFAEYFMSSLTITRKQSSAEINTPSELYNTLMDWARKGSTIQRFKGLGEMNPDQLWETTLNPETRRLLQVKIEDDAETEALFSTLMGDVVEPRRDFIITNALSVENLDI
- the recF gene encoding DNA replication/repair protein RecF; protein product: MSVTLENSILAVNRDDSSEVVFYTAKSTCNPKKISLSSLSLSNFRNYRNTRIEVSEEPVVLTGVNGAGKTNILEAISLLIAGRGLRKAKLSDIDSLNITLPEEAILPVVGRDYNTGWTVSANIYGKQGEVKIGTGRSFDNSENADKRIVKIDGQLTSKHSELLSHISIIWLTPQMEQLFLEGASSGRKFLDRLVFNFDPAHATCVNEYEYAMRERNKLLQFSGADNNWLSSLEKKMAASGVAIAQARISTCEHINYAIGSSTLSFPKAYIDIIGYVEELLKDGKTALEAENMFAETLAISRRKDGESGRTNVGTHRSELLVTHVKKNMPASACSTGEQKAMMLSIILAQARSGAIWHRVVPIILLDEIASHLDSAKRQELFEEIYDIGAQTWMTGTDQSLFMSLHGKAQFFKVDNGSVII